The sequence below is a genomic window from Scatophagus argus isolate fScaArg1 chromosome 8, fScaArg1.pri, whole genome shotgun sequence.
ATAACGTTAGAAACATAAGGTTAGGTGGAGGAGGCGGCTTGATGCTGCATGTCTGCAAGTTAGCGATACAACTAAACTAAAGTTTTGATGACAGTGCGAGTTTCTCTAAACCAGGTCGGAGCTCAGTCGCTTTAGAGCGGGTTGGGGTCTGTTGGGGTCACAGGGGAAACACACATTTAGTCCGGCATGTCGTCCTTCTCTGAGTCGGCCCTGGAGAAGAAGCTGACGGAGCTGAGCAGCTCGCAGCAGAGCGTCCAGACTCTTTCTCTGTGGATCATCCACCACCGCAAACACTCAGCCCTCATCGTTAAAGTTTGGCACAGAGAGCTGAAGAAAGGTGAGACTTGCTGTGAGAAGTTcgtttatttgtgttgtttgtgcaaAAAACGGTATTGATATCGTGCAACTTAGCAAAGTAAAGAGCAAAATAACGGTTAGTAGATCTAAAGAGAGGACTTTGATCCCAGAAGATGGTGTGTTATGGTGCTGTAATACCTACAGGGTATTTTATTACGGAGGATACCAAAAATATCCTTTATTATTGAAACCGCTAAAGGAAAATCCAGGACCATAAAACACGGTACACAAGAGGTCAGAAAGAGGTAATGTTGACGTTCCTTggttttattggttttattGATGATGGGGTTGAACCATCAGGAGTACACTCAGAAAACCGTTGTGCTTTTAAAGTAAATAGGCGTGATAAAAACCTGTCACTCCACTATGACTATGGCTAAAGTGACAAAACACAATGAGAAATTTTGGAAATTAGTTACTGAAGTGTTGTCGGCAGgtgtgtgaatgaaaagtaGGGTTATTAGTAATAAATCTAAGTTAATTGCAAACTAATTTAGATTTTGAAATCTTGAAATAtcgtgttttcatgttttgcagcaaaaagcaacagaaagctGACGTTCCTGTATCTCGCCAACGATGTCATCCAGAACAGCAAGAAGAAGGGACCAGAGTTCACCAAAGACTTTGAGTCTGTCCTCGTCGATGCCTGCTCACATGTTGCCAGGTAAATGTGATGTGACCACTGTGTGCTACAAATAATGAACTGCTTAATaagcgtgtgtttgtgagcacaCCAGTGTACTTCCAGAAATAATTCAGAATCTTAATGTTAAGTCTCTTGATAAAAGTCTCAGGACTGGAGCTGAATTCATCCAGCTTCAAAATGGGTTTAAACCTTTTGaaaccaaaacaggaaatgataagggtaaatattaaatatgtggTCCCATAGTTCTTGTAGGGCAGGAACTAAAACGAGTTGTTTGGAGGAATTTGCTATACACAGTCAATTTTTTGAGCTGTTTGAGCTTGAATCCTCTCTTCTATTTCTACTGTTCCCCTGTCTCTTTGCAGTGATGCAGATGAGAACTGTAAAAAGCACATGGAGAGACTGCTGAACATCTGGAAGGAGAGGAGCCTCTACAGAGCCGACTTCATTCAGCAGCTCAAACTGGCCATAGAGGACTCAAACAGCCCCAGGCCTTCAGGTTAGATGACTGTTAGATAATTTATTAGTTTGTTTCATCTGAACACAAATATAGAGTATGCTGTATGTTATTGGTTGGCGATAAGTAAAACCAGGATTACTGATTATTTAATGCAGCTAATGTAATATGTAAAGGTGAGAAGTATGGCATGATTTACGAGGAAAATACATCATCAGAAGGCTGCTTTTGAACATATATTTGTAAAGTATCAGTAGCACCAACGTGTAAGACTTCTGCTTGCTACTGGTTTGATTTCATCAAACCTTATATGCTGAACTACATCACACATTATAGCAGAACAATCCTATAAACTGCAATGGTGTTAGTTTACATTGAAGATTTTTTTCTAGAATAATCCTAATAAACTTAAGTGTAATATCTATTGAACATTcaaaaacatcatcaaacaGGGAATCAGTTGCATAAAATTATTGATGTTGTGAACAGTTCTTTCTGCTGATGTCTCATCTGTAGTGTCTGTCTTAGATTGACTGTGTAACTTAGTGATAATGATattatgctttttttctgctctgttgactctgcagaagagaagaagcCTTTGAAACGAAGCTATCAGAAGATCCAGGAAGACGAAGAAGATGAAGACGACGACTACAGAAGCCACTCCTCCCCTCGTAACATAGGCGCCAGTGCAACTCAGCTGGTAGGATGCCAACATTTCACTTCACTCAtcacacaaaatgcagaaaaaagtCCTCCCTTACATTTAATGTTCTCGTTTCTCACCCTTCTTTTCTacgtctctctttctgtcccatGGTCTTCTCCCTGATCATTTCCCTTCTCCTTACTAGCCCGTGTTAACTCTCTAACTCTGTTCCCTTTAAACATGTTCTTATACACACTTTCAGACAGAGGAGCTGGTGAAGGCCCTGCAGGATTTGGAAAACGCTGCATCAGGTGATGCAGCAGTTCGTCAGAAGATCGCATCACTTCCACAGGAAGTCCAAGATGTTTCCCTGctggagaaaatcaccggtgagACGTGAGAGCTCAGCTTGATCAGAAGTGacttttcttttactgtttataCAGGAATTTTTTTCAGCATGGATTGGCATTGGTcttatttttcctg
It includes:
- the rprd1b gene encoding regulation of nuclear pre-mRNA domain-containing protein 1B, whose amino-acid sequence is MSSFSESALEKKLTELSSSQQSVQTLSLWIIHHRKHSALIVKVWHRELKKAKSNRKLTFLYLANDVIQNSKKKGPEFTKDFESVLVDACSHVASDADENCKKHMERLLNIWKERSLYRADFIQQLKLAIEDSNSPRPSEEKKPLKRSYQKIQEDEEDEDDDYRSHSSPRNIGASATQLTEELVKALQDLENAASGDAAVRQKIASLPQEVQDVSLLEKITDKDAADKLSKTVDEACLLLAEYNGRLAAELEDRRQLARMLSEYISSQREALMEREKKLEEYKQKLARVTQVRKELKSHIQSLPDLSLLPNVTGGLAPLPSAGDLFSTD